One Dioscorea cayenensis subsp. rotundata cultivar TDr96_F1 chromosome 15, TDr96_F1_v2_PseudoChromosome.rev07_lg8_w22 25.fasta, whole genome shotgun sequence genomic region harbors:
- the LOC120277016 gene encoding polyadenylate-binding protein 4-like isoform X1: MAALPIAPVPAVYVGDLHPDVSDSSLFDFFSSLGPVASVRVCRDSVSGRSLGYGYVNYISPEHASRAIVDLNHTLLNGKPLRIMWSRRDPDARNSGIGNLFVKNLAETIDNVKLHQIFAPFGNVLSCKVAAHQDGKTKCYGFVQFDSQESANLSISKLNGSIVEGKEIYVANFIKKSERVFPSPDAKYTNLYMKNLDQDITEELIELKFSEFGKIDKVAIAKDANGESKGFGFVSFESPDSAKKAMESMNGVQLGTKTLYVARAQKKAERQEFLKRLYEERRNEQIKKYMASNVYVKNIADDIDDAILGEHFSLCGTIMSAKVMCDDKGLSKGFGFVCFSSPDEASKAVNTLHGCMFHGKPLYVSIAQRKEDRKAQLQLQHAQRIAGLTGSPAAVIPSAYPPVYYPPMSPRQSLYYQPFGVRSGWRPNSFLAPRPAFQSMPLPGMPNTPRQHRQNRSRTNGHVVSQSGQSLSYALQQPSHSPNLSNDSGGQQQRPGQMKYVPNVRQRDLRNGSVPPAASNPQGTEMLSSMLAAASPEQQKQMLGDRLYPLVMKHKFDLAAKITGMLLEMDNSELLLLLESPEALAIKVQEAVDVLEASKSKLGGGQENMQHFSLSAEVAVN; this comes from the exons ATGGCGGCGCTTCCCATCGCCCCTGTCCCCGCCGTCTACGTCGGTGACCTCCACCCCGATGTCTCTGACTCCTCCCTTTTCgacttcttctcttctcttggCCCTGTCGCCTCTGTCCGCGTCTGCCGTGACTCCGTCTCCGGTCGCTCCCTCGGCTATGGCTACGTCAACTACATTTCCCCCGAAcatg CTTCACGGGCGATTGTGGACCTGAATCACACTCTTTTGAATGGAAAACCCTTAAGAATCATGTGGTCCCGTCGAGATCCTGATGCCAGGAACAGTGGGATAggaaatttatttgttaaa AACCTCGCTGAAACTATCGATAATGTGAAGCTTCATCAGATATTTGCCCCATTTGGAAATGTTTTGTCTTGCAAAGTTGCAGCACACCAAGATGGAAAGACTAAATGTTATGGATTTGTTCAGTTTGACTCCCAAGAATCAGCAAATTTGTCTATCAGTAAACTAAATGGTTCCATTGTTGAGGGCAAGGAGAT atatgTTGCGAACTTCATCAAAAAGAGTGAACGTGTGTTTCCAAGTCCCGATGCTAAATATACTAATCTTTACATGAAGAATCTGGATCAGGACATAACAGAAGAACTTATTGAATTGAAATTCTCTGAGTTTGGTAAAATTGATAAAGTAGCTATTGCCAAAGATGCTAATGGAGAATCAAAGGGGTTTGGGTTTGTCAGCTTTGAAAGCCCTGATAGTGCCAAAAAGGCTATGGAATCTATGAATGGTGTTCAACTTG GTACCAAAACCCTATATGTGGCACGGGCTCAGAAGAAAGCAGAGCGACAAGAGTTCTTGAAGCGGTTATATGAGGAAAGACGGAATGAGCAAATTAAGAAATATATG GCCTCAAATGTATATGTTAAGAACATTGCTGATGATATTGATGATGCTATTCTTGGAGAGCATTTCAGTCTGTGTGGCACTATAATGTCTGCAAAGGTTATGTGTGATGATAAAGGTTTAAGTAAAGGATTTGGCTTCGTTTGTTTCAGTTCCCCAGATGAAGCTAGCAAAGCTGTGAACACTCTGCATG GATGCATGTTTCATGGGAAGCCTTTATATGTTTCAATTGCTCAAAGGAAAGAGGACAGGAAAGCTCAGTTGCAACTTCAGCATGCTCAGCGTATTGCAGGATTAACTGGGTCACCTGCAGCAGTAATACCATCTGCGTATCCCCCTGTTTACTACCCTCCAATGTCTCCACGCCAAAGCCTTTATTACCAGCCTTTTGGAGTTAGATCTGGGTGGCGACCAAACAGTTTTCTTGCTCCAAGGCCAGCTTTCCAATCTATGCCACTCCCTGGT ATGCCAAACACTCCTAGGCAACACAGGCAAAATAGAAGCAGGACAAATGGTCATGTGGTTTCCCAGTCTGGCCAGTCCCTCTCATATGCACTCCAGCAGCCAAGCCATTCTCCAAACTTGTCAAATGATTCTGGTGGTCAGCAG CAGAGGCCTGGACAGATGAAGTATGTGCCTAATGTTCGGCAGCGTGACTTGAGGAATGGGTCGGTTCCGCCTGCTGCTTCTAACCCTCAAGGTACAGAAATGCTCAGCAGTATGCTTGCTGCTGCTTCTCCAGAGCAGCAAAAGCAGATGCTTGGTGATCGTCTCTACCCTTTGGTTATGAAACATAAG TTTGACCTGGCAGCTAAAATCACTGGAATGCTGCTGGAGATGGACAACTCTGAATTGTTACTGTTATTGGAATCACCAGAAGCATTGGCAATAAAGGTGCAAGAAGCAGTTGACGTGCTTGAGGCCTCTAAATCTAAATTAGGTGGAGGTCAAGAGAATATGCAACACTTCAGCTTGTCAGCTGAGGTTGCCGTCAATTGA
- the LOC120277670 gene encoding uncharacterized protein LOC120277670, with the protein MEGIECATEKSSSKAFGSKRTFVFPAVAVNSRFNTEFSGENVENHYRTLKSRYAKIKKVRDLSGAGWDDATKIITLDPMVALTYIEAHPVAKPFINKPIEHYEALRVICGEDNATGIYATSVFVDLGDNLEHEGNIINNFDEEPVVSDDDADANSTPTYCEQLCHLIYPKVMEVDGFQKKELVQLFDFQQFCEIEARGFIVKDMDLRKDWIENFLSRMD; encoded by the exons ATGGAGGGCATTGAGTGTGCAACGGAGAAGTCATCATCAAAGGCTTTTGGCAGCAAACGCA CATTTGTCTTTCCTGCTGTTGCTGTCAACTCTAGGTTCAATACTGAGTTCAGTGGCGAGAACGTTGAAAATCATTATCGAACTTTGAAATCACGATACGCTAAGATAAAGAAAGTGAGAGATCTCAGTGGTGCAGGTTGGGATGATGCCACGAAGATTATCACCCTTGATCCCATGGTTGCTTTAACCTACATCGAG GCCCACCCGGTAGCGAAGCCTTTTATAAACAAGCCAATTGAACATTATGAGGCATTGCGGGTTATATGTGGTGAGGACAATGCAACGGGCATTTATGCAACTTCTGTGTTCGTTGATTTGGGGGATAACTTGGAACATGAAGGCAACATTATCAACAACTTTGATGAAGAACCAGTAGTAAgcgatgatgatgctgatgcgAACTCTACCCCCACCTATTGTGAGCAGCTTTGTCACCTCATCTATCCCAAG GTTATGGAGGTTGATGGTTTTCAAAAGAAGGAACTTGTTCAGTTGTTTGATTTTCAGCAGTTTTGTGAGATTGAGGCAAGAGGATTTATAGTGAAGGACATGGATCTGAGGAAGGATTggattgaaaattttctatCCAGGATGGATTGA
- the LOC120277016 gene encoding polyadenylate-binding protein 4-like isoform X2: MAALPIAPVPAVYVGDLHPDVSDSSLFDFFSSLGPVASVRVCRDSVSGRSLGYGYVNYISPEHASRAIVDLNHTLLNGKPLRIMWSRRDPDARNSGIGNLFVKNLAETIDNVKLHQIFAPFGNVLSCKVAAHQDGKTKCYGFVQFDSQESANLSISKLNGSIVEGKEIYVANFIKKSERVFPSPDAKYTNLYMKNLDQDITEELIELKFSEFGKIDKVAIAKDANGESKGFGFVSFESPDSAKKAMESMNGVQLGTKTLYVARAQKKAERQEFLKRLYEERRNEQIKKYMASNVYVKNIADDIDDAILGEHFSLCGTIMSAKVMCDDKGLSKGFGFVCFSSPDEASKAVNTLHGCMFHGKPLYVSIAQRKEDRKAQLQLQHAQRIAGLTGSPAAVIPSAYPPVYYPPMSPRQSLYYQPFGVRSGWRPNSFLAPRPAFQSMPLPGMPNTPRQHRQNRSRTNGHVVSQSGQSLSYALQQPSHSPNLSNDSGGQQRPGQMKYVPNVRQRDLRNGSVPPAASNPQGTEMLSSMLAAASPEQQKQMLGDRLYPLVMKHKFDLAAKITGMLLEMDNSELLLLLESPEALAIKVQEAVDVLEASKSKLGGGQENMQHFSLSAEVAVN, translated from the exons ATGGCGGCGCTTCCCATCGCCCCTGTCCCCGCCGTCTACGTCGGTGACCTCCACCCCGATGTCTCTGACTCCTCCCTTTTCgacttcttctcttctcttggCCCTGTCGCCTCTGTCCGCGTCTGCCGTGACTCCGTCTCCGGTCGCTCCCTCGGCTATGGCTACGTCAACTACATTTCCCCCGAAcatg CTTCACGGGCGATTGTGGACCTGAATCACACTCTTTTGAATGGAAAACCCTTAAGAATCATGTGGTCCCGTCGAGATCCTGATGCCAGGAACAGTGGGATAggaaatttatttgttaaa AACCTCGCTGAAACTATCGATAATGTGAAGCTTCATCAGATATTTGCCCCATTTGGAAATGTTTTGTCTTGCAAAGTTGCAGCACACCAAGATGGAAAGACTAAATGTTATGGATTTGTTCAGTTTGACTCCCAAGAATCAGCAAATTTGTCTATCAGTAAACTAAATGGTTCCATTGTTGAGGGCAAGGAGAT atatgTTGCGAACTTCATCAAAAAGAGTGAACGTGTGTTTCCAAGTCCCGATGCTAAATATACTAATCTTTACATGAAGAATCTGGATCAGGACATAACAGAAGAACTTATTGAATTGAAATTCTCTGAGTTTGGTAAAATTGATAAAGTAGCTATTGCCAAAGATGCTAATGGAGAATCAAAGGGGTTTGGGTTTGTCAGCTTTGAAAGCCCTGATAGTGCCAAAAAGGCTATGGAATCTATGAATGGTGTTCAACTTG GTACCAAAACCCTATATGTGGCACGGGCTCAGAAGAAAGCAGAGCGACAAGAGTTCTTGAAGCGGTTATATGAGGAAAGACGGAATGAGCAAATTAAGAAATATATG GCCTCAAATGTATATGTTAAGAACATTGCTGATGATATTGATGATGCTATTCTTGGAGAGCATTTCAGTCTGTGTGGCACTATAATGTCTGCAAAGGTTATGTGTGATGATAAAGGTTTAAGTAAAGGATTTGGCTTCGTTTGTTTCAGTTCCCCAGATGAAGCTAGCAAAGCTGTGAACACTCTGCATG GATGCATGTTTCATGGGAAGCCTTTATATGTTTCAATTGCTCAAAGGAAAGAGGACAGGAAAGCTCAGTTGCAACTTCAGCATGCTCAGCGTATTGCAGGATTAACTGGGTCACCTGCAGCAGTAATACCATCTGCGTATCCCCCTGTTTACTACCCTCCAATGTCTCCACGCCAAAGCCTTTATTACCAGCCTTTTGGAGTTAGATCTGGGTGGCGACCAAACAGTTTTCTTGCTCCAAGGCCAGCTTTCCAATCTATGCCACTCCCTGGT ATGCCAAACACTCCTAGGCAACACAGGCAAAATAGAAGCAGGACAAATGGTCATGTGGTTTCCCAGTCTGGCCAGTCCCTCTCATATGCACTCCAGCAGCCAAGCCATTCTCCAAACTTGTCAAATGATTCTGGTGGTCAGCAG AGGCCTGGACAGATGAAGTATGTGCCTAATGTTCGGCAGCGTGACTTGAGGAATGGGTCGGTTCCGCCTGCTGCTTCTAACCCTCAAGGTACAGAAATGCTCAGCAGTATGCTTGCTGCTGCTTCTCCAGAGCAGCAAAAGCAGATGCTTGGTGATCGTCTCTACCCTTTGGTTATGAAACATAAG TTTGACCTGGCAGCTAAAATCACTGGAATGCTGCTGGAGATGGACAACTCTGAATTGTTACTGTTATTGGAATCACCAGAAGCATTGGCAATAAAGGTGCAAGAAGCAGTTGACGTGCTTGAGGCCTCTAAATCTAAATTAGGTGGAGGTCAAGAGAATATGCAACACTTCAGCTTGTCAGCTGAGGTTGCCGTCAATTGA